AGTAACAAGCCACAAGACCACAAGATCGAGAGCGAGCGCAAACCCTCCAAAGCTTCTATCGCCTTGCCATCCATCCTACTTAGCAACCACAAATATGAACCCTCTTACTATAGCAAATTCTTCTTCCATATCTTCTCCTACCAGAAAAGTTTTTGAATATTCTTTCAGCGTTATCAATCGCGATGGTGACGTTCAAAATCTCACTGCTGCCTTTACTTCTGTTCCTTCCGCTTCCGATTGGTCAGATTGGCTTTCTGGCTGGTTTAGCATTGGTTATTCTTTACTTGACCAACCTATCTTGATTCAGGTTATCAGTGCTGAAAAAAAACAACAAGATTTTGCTATTCAAAGCGCAGAAGCTAAACATCAGAAGGCAAAGAAAACCCAAGATTCCATAGCCACTTTAGAGGCAGGTATTTCACTTATTAGATGTTTAAAAGCCAAATACCAATAATAGTTGTCACCCTCCTAACTCTCAACAGAATTATGTCTCTACACATTGAAATTAACATCAGTTCCAACGATCTTAAACAAGCTACGGAAAACCTTGTTTACGAACTTGAAAGCAACTTCCCCGACTGCGAACCTGATGAAGACGCGATCGCACTCCTCATCAAAGAACGCCTCAAATCTCTCATAGAAAGCTTTATTAGCTGCCCTGAATCCCATTTAGATAGCTCTACTCTCTCTCAAGTCGAAAGCTGCTTTAAAATGCCTTATTCTACTTACGATCGCCTCATGTCCGAGGCTGTTCCCTTTCCTCCTCGTTAAACCACTTCTCAAACGATTCTAGCCTCGTTTCTACTCGTCCTCTATCCTCATTTCACTAGCTATTATGCCTCTATCTAATTGCTCTCAATGCCGATACCTCGACCGCCACCCCAATCATCATGGTGATATCCTTTGTGCCGTTAATCCTGCTTATCCTAATATGTGGAAGCGTCTTAAAGATCTCGATCGCTCTACTCTTAATTCTCTTCCTGTCGATATTTGCACCCACTTTGAGATCGATCCCTCTCTTGCCGAAACCGAAATTGCTCTTTCTCTTACTTTTCAGCAATGGCAACAGTTAGCCCGTAGTTCCCCTACTTCTAGGACTATACTTGAATTTCTTCAAAATAAACAAATCCAACATTCGGTTTCTCTATCCAAACAAAATTGGCAAGCGATCGCAAATATATCTGACAATTCCCATGTTTTAGAACAGCTTGCACAACAAGGCATCGAACCTAACGAACCTCGCTGGATTGGTGTTGATTCTTCAGCGATCGCTGCTATTTCTTACGATCGCTCCCGTTCGGTGCTTCTAATTCGCTTTAATCGCGGTGCTGTTTATCAATACGATAATATCTCCTCTGATGTCTTTGATGAGTTTCGTCATGCTAGCTCTTTAGGTGCGGAATGCACCGCCAGGCAAGCTCTTGAATTCAATTCAAGAGAACCTGGCGGGACTTTCTTTAACCAATTTATTAAAGACCACTATACTTATCAACTACTTTAATTTGCTTTCCTACTATCAAAAATATTGTTGACTTTTTCTTTTAGTAGAGTTATTCTGATAGTAGAGACAAGAAACAATTCACTTCTTAGTTTTCTTTCTCCTTCACTACATCTACTTTTCAGGCTTTCTATTATGACTTTATCCGCTACCATTACCGCTCTCGATTACTTCATCAATGGCTTTGTTGTTGTCTCTGCACTCGCTTTTTGTCTCCTCCTACTATCCGAGCTAACCTTATCTTTCCTAGATTGTCTCGAACAGTATTCGTCCGTCTCTGATGAATTTTACCAACAGACCAAAGCTCTTCTTAATCCTGCTACCGAGCCAATTACCGAGCTAGCCGAAGTAGAATCACCGTCTTTTGAATTAATGACCATTCGTGAGCTTCGTGACTACATTCGCTCTCACAACCTTCATCATCGGGTTCATAATTCTACTGGTGGAAAATCCGTTTCTAACGCCCGTAAACATGAGCTTATCAAAGCCTTGACTTAATTTTTCGCTTCTTGCTGTCAACTCTACTATCAAACCCTACTATCATGAATATTTCTTCCAAGCTCAAACAACAATTCGACCGCTTAAACATTCCTCTTGATGCTCGTATCTTAAAGGCAATTGAGCAACATCATCCTTCTCAAGTTCAAGCTGCTCTCAATCATGTCAAACAGAATATCGAGCTAATTCGCTCTCCTAGAAGTGTTTTCCTTTATCAACTACCCAAACAACCCATAGAAGATAACCTCAGCAGGTTGCCTGTTTTTACCGCTAAAGATGCTGTTGGCTTTACCCTTCAACACCTCAAGGCTATGTACCCTAACTCCTGGGAAGATGCTGCCCTTCATTTTGGTATTCCTCTTCCTCGATCCTAAGTAGCGATTGGCGAAGCCAGCGGCAAAGCCGATCGCATTATCTGCCACAGGCGATCGCTCATTACAGGAAATCGAATCATATTATGCTATTTTTCTCTTATGACACAGATTAGCCACGACCAGTTATTCAAAGAGCTTTTAACTACTTTCTTTGTTGAGTTTTTAGAGCTATTCTTTCCCCAAGTTCTAGACTATCTCGACATCGACTCAATTTCTTTCGAGGACAAGCGGTGCGACCCCGCGTCGGCGTAAGACGCAAGGGAACGCGCACCAAGACGGAACTGTTTACCGACATTACTAAAGGCGAGAAGAAAATCCTCGATATCGTTGCTCTGGCTAAATTTAGAGGAAAAAATTCCACTTTTTTAGTTCATATCGAAAACCAGTCATACGAACAAAATGACTTTTCCGAACGGATGTTCGCTTACTTCTGCAATCTTTTTATTAAGTATCGCTGCCCCATTTATCCGATCGCTCTTTTTTCTTATCAGTACCCTCTTGAAGCCGAAGCTACAAATTACACTATTGATTTTCCAGACCGCCAAGTTCTCAATTTCCAGTATCAAATCGTTCAGCTAAATCAACTCAATTGGCGCGATTTCCTTCAAAATCAAAATCCTGTTGCTGCTGCACTCATGGCTAAGATGAAAATTTCCAAACGAGATCGCCCCATCGTCAAAGCTGAATGTCTTCGCTTGCTGGTTACACTTCAACTCAATCCTGCTAAAATGCAGCTTAAACCCCGTCCAGTTTGAAAACTGGAGTTTTGGCTCAAAATCAAATAGGCTGATTAAGAGAAGAAAAATAAGATCGATTTGATGTTAAAAGTAGATTACGCTCGTTGGAATCAAAGCAAAGAGTTATTAAGAACAGAGGCATTGGCTGCCAAACATCCTCGAACAAGAGAGAGACTGATGGCATTGTATGAAATTAGTGAAGGGAAAAGTGCTACAAAGGTAGGGGAACAAACCCGAAGAAATCCCCAAACAGTAATGGAATGGGTGCATCGTTATAATCAAGAAGGTCTCAAAGCCGTCGAGTATCAAAGAACGGGAGGAAGAAACCCTTTTTTTCCGAAACGGTGCGAAAAGATTTAGGGAATCAAATCCAGAAAGCTCTTTTAAGGTCAGCATTAGCACCACAAGAAAGAGGGAGGAAATCTCAAGGGTTTCCACGTTGGACGTTAAAAAGATTCGTCCACTGGCTGAAACAGAAGTGGAAGATAAATTGTTGTCGAGAGACAGTCAGAAAAACTCTTAAGCAGATGGGTTTTTCCTGGAAGAAAGCGAAGAAGTTGCTTAATAAAGGCAATACCGCCAAAAGAGCTGAATTTGTCGAACAAATTACTGAATTATTAGAGGATGCACTTCATCAAAAGCGATTAATTATCTATATTGATGAAGCCCATATACATTTAGATACCGATGAAGGTTACGGTTGGTCAATTCGGGGAGAAAGGTTTTGGGTCAGCTCTAGTTCTCCTGGAAGAAAGAAAGTCTCTTTTTATGGTGTTTACCTCTATAATCAGGCGCAAACCAGAATTTTTCCTTATGAGAAAGCAGAGAAAA
This window of the Myxosarcina sp. GI1 genome carries:
- a CDS encoding helix-turn-helix domain-containing protein translates to MLKVDYARWNQSKELLRTEALAAKHPRTRERLMALYEISEGKSATKVGEQTRRNPQTVMEWVHRYNQEGLKAVEYQRTGGRNPFFPKRCEKI
- a CDS encoding SAP domain-containing protein — encoded protein: MTLSATITALDYFINGFVVVSALAFCLLLLSELTLSFLDCLEQYSSVSDEFYQQTKALLNPATEPITELAEVESPSFELMTIRELRDYIRSHNLHHRVHNSTGGKSVSNARKHELIKALT
- a CDS encoding IS630 family transposase, which codes for MRKDLGNQIQKALLRSALAPQERGRKSQGFPRWTLKRFVHWLKQKWKINCCRETVRKTLKQMGFSWKKAKKLLNKGNTAKRAEFVEQITELLEDALHQKRLIIYIDEAHIHLDTDEGYGWSIRGERFWVSSSSPGRKKVSFYGVYLYNQAQTRIFPYEKAEKINTIDVLKKLRVEFPQQQITVVWDGAPYHRAKVVTEAASAMDIHLLQLPGYSPDFMPVEHLWQWLREDITYHVCYDQQQELISAVADFQHLINTTPLFLSDRLWVKKHLDPEEEKLRFSK
- a CDS encoding KTSC domain-containing protein produces the protein MPLSNCSQCRYLDRHPNHHGDILCAVNPAYPNMWKRLKDLDRSTLNSLPVDICTHFEIDPSLAETEIALSLTFQQWQQLARSSPTSRTILEFLQNKQIQHSVSLSKQNWQAIANISDNSHVLEQLAQQGIEPNEPRWIGVDSSAIAAISYDRSRSVLLIRFNRGAVYQYDNISSDVFDEFRHASSLGAECTARQALEFNSREPGGTFFNQFIKDHYTYQLL